The genomic stretch TACCTGATTGCCGGCCCGGTGGGTACGGGTAAGAGCTTCATGGTCTCCGCTTTTGCTTCCGAGATTGGTGTACCCATTGTGCGGCTGAGGAATTTCCGCAGTAAGTGGCAGGGAGAAACGGAGTCGAACCTGGAAAAGGTTCTGAACATACTTAAAGCCATGTCTCCGGTAGGGGTCATGATCGACGAGGCCGACGCATTTCTGGGAGACCGTAACCAGGATGGAGACTCCGGTACCAGCAACCGGATTTTCGCCCAGATTGCGAGCTTCATGGGCAACACGGAGTACCGGGGCAAGATTATCTGGTTCCTCATAACCTGCCGTCCCGATCTTCTTCCCATCGACCTGAAGCGTCAGGGAAGGGCGGAGGAGCACCTGGCAATATTTTATCCGGATACCTTAAACGAACGGGAAGACCTCTTTGACACCCTGGTCAAGAAACTGAAGATGAAGATCCAGAAATTTCCTCTTTCGGACCTTCTGAAAAAATTCCCCAACGAATACTCCGGGGCCGACCTTGAATCGATTCTTATCCGGGCCAAGTTTAACGCGGCCATGGAGAACCATATAATTATTACCCGGGAAGACCTGGAAAACGCCATGAAAGATTTTGTGCCCGCCAGTTATCCCCACGAGATACGTCTGCAAAACCTGGTGGCAGTGCTGGAGTGCACCAGCCGCGAGATGGTCCCCAAGCGTTTTCAGAACCTTGACCGGTCAAAACTTGTACAGGAAATACGGGAACTCAAAGAGTTGCTGGGAGAACACCCCTGATGCGGAGGATACAGCATGACGCTTGAACGAATACCTTATGGAACAACAAAAAATGGCGACAAGGTAGATGCCTTCTTCATAAGTAACGGAGAAGTCACGTTTCAGGCCCTGACCTACGGTGCTGTTTTAAGTTCCGTTACCAGCCTTGACAGAGAAGGAACCCCCGCCGAACTAACTCTTGGATTTGATGATCTGTCTGGCTGGGAAAGCGATCACCCCTACTTTGGAGGGACCATAGGCCGCTTTGCAAACCGTATATCCAAAGGCCGTTTCAAACTGGAAGGAAAAGAATATACCCTCTACACCAACGACGGCACCAATCATCTGCATGGAGGTAAAGAGGGTTTCGAACGCAGAATGTGGGACGGATTTCCTTTCCAGAATGAGCAGGAAGCAGGAGTCAAGTTCAGCCGTACCAGTCCCGATGGCGAGGAAGGCTATCCCGGAAACCTTGACGTCGTGGTTACCTATGCCCTGTCGGTGAATAACGAATTGTCCATACATTATGAAGCTGCCACCGACGCCCCTACACTGGCAAATTTAACGAACCACGCGTACTGGAACCTTGACGGTTCCGGAGGAAGGACCTCCATACTGGACCATGAGCTGCTGATCCATAGTGACAGCTATGTGGAGGTGGACAAGTACGCGATTCCCACTGGACGCATTCTGCAGGTACAGCAGAGTCCCTTTGACTTTCGCCGCCGCAAGACAATAGGAACGGACATACAGTCCGCCGGCGGTTACGATCACTGCTATAAACTCACGTCTGCTGATGCTGATGAACCGGCTCTCGCCGCGGAAGTCTATTCACCCCTGTCCGGCAGAGTTATGAAGATCTACACGACCCAGCCGGGACTGCAATTCTATACCGGAGAGTTCCTGGATGGTACAATAAGCCTTCGCGGAGGAGTCCCTGCAAAGAAGAGGTGCGCCCTCTGTCTTGAGGCTGCAGGTTTACCCGATTCTCCAAACCAGCCGGATTTCCTCTCTGCTGTATTGCGCCCGGGTATGCGTTATATTCATAAAACGATCCACCATTTTTCCCTGGCGTAAAGGAATCATTATGAGGATAAAAAAACAGTCCCCCAAAGATGGATTACAGCTTACCAACGATGGGGATTTGAGTCTTTTCTGGCTTGGAGTCGGAAGTGCCTTTTCCAAGCTCCATTACCAGACAAATCTCATCATTATCAAAGGTAATGACCATATAATGGTGGACTGCGGCACCAAAGCACCTCAGGCTTTGTTTGAACTTGGTCTCCAGGCGACAGACATACGAAACTTCCTTATTACCCATTCTCATGCCGATCACATCGGGGGGCTGGAAGAGATCATGCTGATGAACCGCTACGTACGGAGGGAAAAACCGACCATTGTTATTAATCCCACATATCAGCATCTGCTCTGGGATATGAGTCTGCGGGGAGGGGCTGCCTATAACGAAGAGAAGCGGGGAATGGACCTGACTTTCGGGGACATGTGGAATGTGGTTCGCCCTACGTGGCTGCCGGCATATCCCCGGGAGACCCACGAGGCGAACATCGGATCCATCAACCTTAAAATGTTCCGTACCATGCATATTCCCGACATGACCGGGAGCTGGCAGAGCTCTTTCTGGAGCTGCGGAATAATCGTCGACAACCGGATCATGTTTACCTCTGACACCCGTTTCGATCCGGAGCTTATTCAAACCTTCGCGGAAAACTTTGACCTGGAATACATCTTCCACGACTGTCAGTTTTTTACCGGCGGTGTTCATGCAGGGATTGACGAGCTGGGCACTCTCCCCCCGGCGGTAAAGGAGCGTATGATCCTGACACATTATGGAGACAACTGGAAGGACTTCAGCAAAAAAATCGACGAGGCCGGATTCTATGGCCTGGCCAAACAGTGGCACCATTATCTGTTTTCATGAGGCTTTGGAAAAGAATAATCTACAACACAATCCGAACGGTACTACGGCTTAATCTCTCGTTTTTTTATGATTTTCATGTTTGGGGTCGGGAGAATATTCCCTCCGAAGGTCCAAAGATATTCTGTTCAAACCATTTCTCGTCTTCAGATCCGGGATTTGTTATTACCCTGATGAAAGAACCGGTGCATATGATCATCGGTTCAGCCTTCGGTATCCCCGGTCTTGCTGGCATTCTGAGGGCGGGAGAACAAATTGACGCGTACGATGAGAGTGTCCGCGACAGAATTATCCCTGAGGCACTAGG from Marispirochaeta sp. encodes the following:
- a CDS encoding aldose epimerase family protein gives rise to the protein MTLERIPYGTTKNGDKVDAFFISNGEVTFQALTYGAVLSSVTSLDREGTPAELTLGFDDLSGWESDHPYFGGTIGRFANRISKGRFKLEGKEYTLYTNDGTNHLHGGKEGFERRMWDGFPFQNEQEAGVKFSRTSPDGEEGYPGNLDVVVTYALSVNNELSIHYEAATDAPTLANLTNHAYWNLDGSGGRTSILDHELLIHSDSYVEVDKYAIPTGRILQVQQSPFDFRRRKTIGTDIQSAGGYDHCYKLTSADADEPALAAEVYSPLSGRVMKIYTTQPGLQFYTGEFLDGTISLRGGVPAKKRCALCLEAAGLPDSPNQPDFLSAVLRPGMRYIHKTIHHFSLA
- a CDS encoding MBL fold metallo-hydrolase, which codes for MRIKKQSPKDGLQLTNDGDLSLFWLGVGSAFSKLHYQTNLIIIKGNDHIMVDCGTKAPQALFELGLQATDIRNFLITHSHADHIGGLEEIMLMNRYVRREKPTIVINPTYQHLLWDMSLRGGAAYNEEKRGMDLTFGDMWNVVRPTWLPAYPRETHEANIGSINLKMFRTMHIPDMTGSWQSSFWSCGIIVDNRIMFTSDTRFDPELIQTFAENFDLEYIFHDCQFFTGGVHAGIDELGTLPPAVKERMILTHYGDNWKDFSKKIDEAGFYGLAKQWHHYLFS